From a single Streptomyces rubradiris genomic region:
- a CDS encoding glycoside hydrolase family 48 protein: MDPGRRRATARRLWTAVAAAFALPLSMLATGAETAHAAAVQCSVDYKTNDWGSGFTADLTLTNRGTDAINGWTLTYAYAGNQKLSGGWNGTWSQSGQSVTVKNASYNGTIAAGAAVSTGAQFTYSGANTAPTSFAVNGTTCAGAHQPPVTVLTSPSPGAVYSQGDAVPLAATAAAADNATISKVEFYDDTTLLGTDTSAPYSLSASSLTVGSHSLVAKAYDSLGASATSTPVGITVASGPAVVASPTQLGVQQGKSGTFSVKLSTQPSANVTVSTSRTDGNTGLSVTGGSSLTFTPSNWNTAQTVTITADSSGTGSATFTASATGHTKATVTVTELPAAKAYDARFLDLYGKITNPANGYFSPEGIPYHSVETLIVEAPDHGHETTSEAYSYLLWLQAMYGKVTGDWSKFNGAWEIMEKYMIPTHADQPTNSFYNASKPATYAPELDTPNEYPARLDTSVSVGPDPIAGELKSAYNSDDVYGMHWIQDVDNVYGYGNEPGKCEAGPTATGPSYINTFQRGAQESVWETVPQPTCDAFKYGGRNGYLDLFTGDSSYAKQWKFTNAPDADSRAVQAAYWADVWAKQQGKGGDVSATVAKAAKMGDYLRYAMYDKYFKKIGNCTSTSCPAGTGKDASHYLLSWYYAWGGATDTSAGWAWRIGSSHVHGGYQNPLAAYALSSVAALKPKSATGASDWGKSLQRQLEFYQWLQSSEGGIAGGATNSWAGRYASPPAGTSTFYGMAYDPAPVYHDPPSNQWFGFQAWSMERVAEYYQQTGNAQAKAILDKWVKWALSKTTINPDGTYRIPSTLQWSGQPDTWNASNPGSNNGLHVTVADYTDDVGVAAAYAKTLTYYAAKSGDTAAKSTAKALLDGMWNNYQDSLGIAVPETRTDYSRFNESVYVPSGWTGTMPNGDAINSSSTFSSLRSFYKSDPNWSKIEAYLKGGAAPVFTYHRFWAEADIALAMGSYAELLE; the protein is encoded by the coding sequence ATGGATCCTGGACGCAGACGCGCGACCGCGCGTCGGTTGTGGACCGCGGTGGCCGCCGCGTTCGCCCTGCCGCTGTCGATGCTCGCCACCGGCGCGGAGACCGCCCACGCGGCCGCCGTGCAGTGCAGCGTCGACTACAAGACCAACGACTGGGGCTCGGGCTTCACCGCCGACCTCACCCTCACCAACCGCGGTACGGACGCCATCAACGGATGGACGCTGACGTACGCCTACGCGGGCAACCAGAAGCTGAGCGGTGGCTGGAACGGGACCTGGTCCCAGTCCGGCCAGTCGGTCACCGTGAAGAACGCCTCGTACAACGGCACCATCGCCGCGGGCGCCGCCGTCTCCACCGGCGCCCAGTTCACCTACAGCGGCGCCAACACCGCTCCCACGTCCTTCGCCGTCAACGGCACCACCTGTGCCGGCGCCCACCAGCCCCCGGTGACCGTGCTGACCAGCCCGAGCCCGGGCGCGGTCTACTCCCAGGGGGACGCCGTCCCGCTCGCGGCGACCGCGGCGGCGGCCGACAACGCGACCATCAGCAAGGTGGAGTTCTACGACGACACCACGCTGCTGGGCACCGACACCAGCGCGCCGTACTCGCTCTCGGCCTCAAGTTTGACCGTGGGCAGTCATTCCCTGGTGGCGAAGGCGTACGACAGCCTGGGCGCGTCCGCCACCTCCACGCCGGTGGGCATCACGGTGGCCTCCGGGCCCGCCGTGGTCGCCTCACCGACCCAACTGGGCGTCCAGCAGGGCAAGTCGGGCACCTTCTCGGTGAAGCTGTCCACGCAGCCGAGCGCGAACGTGACGGTGAGCACCAGCCGCACGGACGGCAACACCGGCCTGTCCGTGACCGGTGGTTCCTCGCTGACCTTCACCCCGTCGAACTGGAACACCGCGCAGACCGTGACCATCACGGCCGACTCCTCCGGCACCGGCAGCGCGACCTTCACCGCGTCCGCCACCGGCCACACCAAGGCGACGGTCACGGTCACCGAGCTGCCCGCGGCGAAGGCGTACGACGCCCGCTTCCTGGACCTGTACGGGAAGATCACCAACCCGGCGAACGGCTACTTCTCCCCCGAGGGCATCCCGTACCACTCGGTGGAGACGCTGATCGTCGAGGCCCCGGACCACGGTCACGAGACCACCTCCGAGGCGTACAGCTACCTGCTGTGGCTGCAGGCGATGTACGGCAAGGTCACCGGCGACTGGTCGAAGTTCAACGGCGCCTGGGAGATCATGGAGAAGTACATGATCCCCACGCACGCCGACCAGCCGACGAACTCCTTCTACAACGCCTCCAAGCCGGCCACCTACGCACCCGAGCTGGACACCCCGAACGAGTACCCGGCGCGGCTGGACACCTCGGTGTCGGTGGGCCCGGACCCGATCGCCGGTGAGCTGAAGAGCGCGTACAACTCGGACGACGTCTACGGCATGCACTGGATCCAGGACGTGGACAACGTCTACGGCTACGGCAACGAGCCCGGCAAGTGCGAGGCCGGGCCGACGGCCACCGGACCGTCGTACATCAACACCTTCCAGCGCGGCGCGCAGGAGTCGGTCTGGGAGACGGTCCCGCAGCCGACCTGTGACGCCTTCAAGTACGGCGGCCGCAACGGCTACCTGGACCTGTTCACCGGCGACAGCTCCTACGCCAAGCAGTGGAAGTTCACCAACGCCCCGGACGCCGACTCCCGCGCGGTGCAGGCCGCCTACTGGGCGGACGTGTGGGCCAAGCAGCAGGGCAAGGGCGGTGATGTCTCCGCGACGGTCGCCAAGGCCGCCAAGATGGGCGACTACCTGCGCTACGCGATGTACGACAAGTACTTCAAGAAGATCGGCAACTGCACGAGCACGTCCTGCCCGGCCGGCACCGGCAAGGACGCCTCGCACTACCTGCTGTCCTGGTACTACGCCTGGGGCGGTGCCACCGACACCTCCGCCGGCTGGGCCTGGCGGATCGGCTCCAGCCACGTCCACGGCGGCTACCAGAACCCGCTGGCCGCCTACGCGCTCAGCTCCGTCGCCGCCCTGAAGCCCAAGTCGGCCACCGGCGCGAGCGACTGGGGCAAGTCGCTCCAGCGGCAGCTGGAGTTCTACCAGTGGCTCCAGTCCTCCGAGGGCGGCATCGCGGGCGGTGCCACCAACAGCTGGGCCGGCCGCTACGCCTCCCCGCCCGCCGGCACCTCCACCTTCTACGGCATGGCCTACGACCCGGCGCCCGTCTACCACGACCCGCCGTCCAACCAGTGGTTCGGCTTCCAGGCCTGGTCGATGGAGCGGGTCGCCGAGTACTACCAGCAGACCGGGAACGCCCAGGCCAAGGCGATCCTCGACAAGTGGGTGAAGTGGGCGCTGTCCAAGACCACGATCAACCCGGACGGCACCTACCGCATCCCCTCCACCCTCCAGTGGTCGGGCCAGCCCGACACCTGGAACGCCTCGAACCCCGGCTCCAACAACGGGCTGCACGTCACCGTCGCCGACTACACCGACGACGTGGGCGTGGCCGCCGCCTACGCCAAGACGCTGACGTACTACGCCGCCAAGTCCGGTGACACGGCGGCCAAGTCCACGGCGAAGGCGCTGCTGGACGGCATGTGGAACAACTACCAGGACAGCCTCGGCATCGCCGTGCCCGAGACCCGGACCGACTACAGCCGGTTCAACGAGAGCGTGTACGTGCCGAGCGGCTGGACCGGCACCATGCCCAACGGCGACGCGATCAACTCCTCGTCCACGTTCTCCTCGCTCCGGTCCTTCTACAAGAGCGACCCGAACTGGTCGAAGATCGAGGCCTACCTCAAGGGCGGCGCAGCGCCCGTGTTCACGTACCACCGCTTCTGGGCCGAGGCGGACATCGCCCTGGCCATGGGCTCGTACGCGGAGCTGCTCGAATAG
- a CDS encoding cellulose binding domain-containing protein — MRRTRILVAAFSLAAGLLAGTPPALAAATSAPPLAADTYTWKNARIDGGGFVPGIVFNRTEKNLAYARTDIGGAYRWQQATKTWTPLLDSVGWNEWGHTGVVSLASDPVQPDKVYAAVGTYTNSWDPTGGAVLRSADRGATWRKADLPFKLGGNMPGRGMGERLAVDPNRNSVLYLGAPSGKGLWRSTDSGVTWSQVTSFPNPGNYQQDPSDTSGYASDNQGIVWVTFDESTGSSGSATKTVYVGVADKDNAVYRSTDAGATWSRLAGQPTGYLAHKGVLDAANGYLYLAYSDKGGPYDGGKGRLYRYTTATGAWTDISPAAEADTYYGFSGLSVDRQHPSTLMATAYSSWWPDTQLFRSTDSGATWTKAWDYTSYPNRANRYTLDVSSSPWLTFGANPAPPEQTPKLGWMTEALEIDPFDSARMMFGTGATIYGTEDLTKWDSGGQFSLKPMVRGLEETAVNDLAAPPSGGAQLFSALGDIGGFRHTDLTSVPSMMYTSPTFTSTTSLDFAESDPGTVVRVGDLDSGPHIAFSTDNGANWFAGQDPPGVSGGGTVAAAADGSRFVWSPAGTGVRHTTGFGTSWAESAGIPAGAIVESDRVDAKTFYGFKSGKFYVSTDGGATFNASAATGLPSGDSVRFKALPGAEGDVWLAGGAADGAYGLWHSTDGGASFTKVPGVEQADTVGFGKAAPGASYQTLYTSAEIGGVRGIFRSTDEGASWTRINDDAHQWGWTGAAITGDPRVYGRVYVSTNGRGVVYGDISGTGDTGGGGGGGTDPAPTGSCTVGYKVTNQWTGGFQADVTLTNTGSSAWHGWSLTWSLADGQKVTQMWNAGYAQSGAAVTAKNASWNGTVAAGSSVAFGLTGSRPGTANTPPASFKLGDRTCTVA; from the coding sequence GTGCGCAGAACCCGCATCCTCGTGGCCGCGTTCTCGCTGGCCGCCGGACTGCTCGCCGGCACCCCGCCCGCACTGGCCGCCGCCACCTCCGCTCCGCCCCTCGCGGCGGACACTTACACCTGGAAGAACGCCCGGATCGACGGCGGCGGTTTCGTCCCCGGGATCGTCTTCAACCGCACCGAGAAGAACCTGGCCTACGCCCGCACCGACATCGGCGGCGCCTACCGCTGGCAGCAGGCGACCAAGACGTGGACCCCGCTGCTGGACTCGGTCGGCTGGAACGAGTGGGGGCACACCGGCGTGGTGAGCCTCGCCTCCGACCCGGTCCAGCCGGACAAGGTGTACGCGGCCGTCGGGACGTACACCAACAGCTGGGACCCGACGGGCGGGGCGGTGCTGCGCTCGGCCGACCGGGGCGCTACCTGGCGGAAGGCCGACCTGCCGTTCAAGCTGGGCGGCAACATGCCCGGCCGGGGCATGGGCGAGCGGCTGGCCGTCGACCCGAACCGCAACAGCGTGCTGTACCTGGGCGCGCCCAGCGGCAAGGGCCTGTGGCGGTCGACGGACTCCGGGGTGACCTGGTCACAGGTGACGAGCTTCCCCAACCCCGGCAACTACCAGCAGGACCCGAGCGACACGAGCGGGTACGCGAGCGACAACCAGGGCATCGTCTGGGTCACCTTCGACGAGTCCACGGGCAGCTCCGGGAGCGCGACGAAGACCGTCTACGTGGGCGTCGCCGACAAGGACAACGCGGTCTACCGCTCCACGGACGCGGGCGCCACCTGGAGCAGGCTGGCGGGCCAGCCGACCGGGTACCTGGCGCACAAGGGCGTCCTGGACGCCGCGAACGGGTACCTCTACCTCGCCTACAGCGACAAGGGCGGCCCCTACGACGGCGGCAAGGGCCGGCTGTACCGGTACACGACGGCGACCGGCGCCTGGACCGACATCAGCCCGGCCGCGGAGGCGGACACCTACTACGGCTTCAGCGGGCTGAGCGTCGACCGGCAGCATCCGTCCACCCTCATGGCGACCGCGTACAGCTCCTGGTGGCCGGACACCCAGCTGTTCCGGTCCACCGACAGCGGCGCCACCTGGACGAAGGCGTGGGACTACACCTCGTACCCGAACCGCGCCAACCGCTACACCCTCGACGTGTCCTCCTCGCCCTGGCTGACCTTCGGCGCGAACCCGGCGCCGCCCGAACAGACGCCGAAACTGGGCTGGATGACGGAGGCGCTGGAGATCGACCCGTTCGACTCCGCCCGCATGATGTTCGGCACGGGCGCCACGATCTACGGCACCGAGGACCTCACGAAGTGGGACAGCGGCGGGCAGTTCAGCCTGAAGCCGATGGTGCGGGGCCTGGAGGAGACGGCGGTGAACGACCTCGCCGCCCCGCCCTCCGGCGGTGCCCAGCTGTTCAGCGCGCTCGGTGACATCGGCGGCTTCCGGCACACGGACCTGACCTCGGTGCCGTCCATGATGTACACATCACCGACCTTCACCTCCACCACCAGCCTGGACTTCGCCGAGTCCGATCCCGGCACGGTGGTCCGCGTCGGCGACCTGGACTCCGGGCCGCACATCGCGTTCTCCACGGACAACGGGGCCAACTGGTTCGCGGGCCAGGACCCTCCGGGTGTCTCGGGCGGGGGCACGGTGGCGGCGGCGGCGGACGGCAGCCGGTTCGTGTGGAGCCCGGCCGGCACCGGAGTGCGCCACACCACGGGCTTCGGGACCTCCTGGGCGGAGTCCGCCGGCATCCCGGCCGGCGCGATCGTCGAGTCCGACCGCGTCGACGCGAAGACCTTCTACGGTTTCAAGTCCGGGAAGTTCTACGTCAGTACGGACGGCGGGGCGACCTTCAACGCCTCCGCGGCCACGGGCCTGCCGAGCGGGGACAGCGTGCGGTTCAAGGCGCTGCCCGGCGCCGAGGGAGACGTGTGGCTGGCGGGCGGGGCGGCGGACGGCGCGTACGGGCTGTGGCACTCCACCGACGGCGGCGCGAGCTTCACCAAGGTGCCGGGCGTGGAGCAGGCCGACACCGTCGGCTTCGGCAAGGCCGCCCCGGGCGCCTCGTACCAGACGCTGTACACCAGCGCCGAGATCGGCGGAGTGCGCGGCATCTTCCGCTCCACGGACGAGGGCGCGTCCTGGACCCGGATCAACGACGACGCCCACCAGTGGGGCTGGACCGGCGCGGCGATCACCGGTGACCCGCGCGTCTACGGCCGGGTGTACGTGTCGACGAACGGCCGCGGGGTCGTCTACGGCGACATCTCCGGCACCGGCGACACCGGCGGCGGTGGGGGCGGCGGAACCGACCCGGCGCCCACGGGCTCCTGCACCGTCGGCTACAAGGTCACCAACCAGTGGACCGGCGGCTTCCAGGCCGACGTGACGCTGACCAACACCGGTTCCTCGGCGTGGCACGGCTGGTCCCTCACCTGGTCCTTGGCCGACGGCCAGAAGGTCACGCAGATGTGGAACGCCGGCTACGCCCAGTCCGGCGCGGCGGTCACGGCGAAGAACGCGAGCTGGAACGGCACGGTGGCGGCGGGCTCGTCGGTGGCCTTCGGACTCACGGGAAGCCGGCCGGGTACGGCGAACACCCCACCGGCCTCGTTCAAGCTGGGCGACCGGACCTGTACGGTCGCCTGA
- a CDS encoding class I SAM-dependent methyltransferase, whose protein sequence is MLDYEKEAEGYDALRGGEARAEAAARTVLDLIPPGPGRLLDVACGTGIVTRRLAAARPGLRVTGADLTPAMLRRAAARLPGAVVRADSRRLPFPDGAFDAVTTIWLLHLLDDPADLRAVVAECARVLRPGGVYVTTVDKAAAHNVGSDVDAVLADRPRRPAADAPAVVTAEAARHGLRPAGHGTFLSPGQGRSPRRTIADLRRGWFTLLPPGEPRTEEYAARLAALPDQDRPRADPLFGVRAFRKAPPASA, encoded by the coding sequence GTGCTCGATTACGAGAAGGAAGCCGAGGGTTACGACGCCCTGCGCGGCGGCGAGGCCCGGGCCGAGGCCGCCGCACGCACCGTCCTCGACCTGATACCCCCCGGGCCCGGACGCCTCCTCGACGTCGCCTGCGGCACCGGGATCGTCACCCGGCGGCTGGCCGCCGCGCGCCCCGGGCTGCGGGTGACCGGCGCCGACCTCACCCCGGCGATGCTGCGCCGGGCGGCGGCCCGGCTGCCCGGCGCGGTCGTCCGGGCCGACAGCCGCCGACTGCCCTTCCCCGACGGCGCGTTCGACGCCGTCACGACCATCTGGCTGCTGCACCTGCTGGACGACCCCGCGGACCTGCGCGCGGTCGTCGCCGAGTGCGCCCGGGTGCTGCGGCCCGGTGGGGTGTACGTCACCACCGTCGACAAGGCCGCCGCGCACAACGTCGGCAGCGACGTCGACGCGGTCCTCGCCGACCGCCCGCGCCGGCCCGCGGCCGACGCCCCCGCCGTCGTCACCGCCGAGGCCGCCCGGCACGGGCTGCGGCCCGCCGGGCACGGCACCTTCCTGAGCCCCGGGCAGGGCCGCAGCCCCCGCCGGACCATCGCCGACCTGCGCCGGGGCTGGTTCACCCTGCTGCCGCCCGGCGAGCCGCGCACCGAGGAGTACGCCGCCCGGCTGGCCGCGCTCCCCGACCAGGACCGCCCGCGCGCCGACCCGCTCTTCGGCGTGCGCGCGTTCCGGAAAGCGCCGCCCGCCTCGGCCTGA
- a CDS encoding 4a-hydroxytetrahydrobiopterin dehydratase, with protein sequence MAVAPLSQQEIEDRLADLPGWSVRDGRLTRTYRLGSHFAATALVVHIAGIQDELDHHSDLTLGYNSVALGVNTHSAGGALTAKDFELARRVEDIAPGHGAH encoded by the coding sequence ATGGCCGTAGCGCCGCTGTCGCAGCAGGAGATCGAGGACCGCCTGGCCGACCTGCCCGGCTGGTCGGTGCGGGACGGGCGGCTCACCCGGACCTACCGGCTCGGTTCGCACTTCGCGGCCACCGCGCTGGTGGTGCACATCGCCGGCATCCAGGACGAGCTGGACCACCACTCCGACCTGACCCTCGGCTACAACTCCGTGGCCCTCGGCGTGAACACCCACAGCGCGGGTGGCGCCCTCACCGCCAAGGACTTCGAACTGGCCCGCAGAGTGGAGGACATCGCCCCAGGCCACGGGGCACACTGA
- a CDS encoding helix-turn-helix domain-containing protein gives MSVAASARPVSPAAGPGVGPLLRAWRERRRLSQLELALRADSSARHISFIETGRSRPSEEMVLRLAERLQVPVRERNALLLAAGYAPRYAETPLDDPALEGVRDGLERLIRGYEPYPALVVDAGYTVVAANRGIELLLAGVPEKLLSPAPNAMRLTLHPEGLAPRIRNLRQWRGHLLAQMEREIALHRSDRLRALYEEVAAYPVPEAEPGAEPAEPVPYFALPLRVEHAGRVLSFVSSISTFNTPMDITVAELAIETFLPADRATADHLRALAG, from the coding sequence ATGTCCGTTGCCGCCTCCGCCCGCCCCGTCTCCCCCGCCGCCGGCCCCGGTGTCGGCCCGTTGCTGCGCGCCTGGCGCGAGCGGCGCCGCCTCTCCCAGTTGGAGCTGGCGCTGCGGGCCGATTCCTCGGCGCGGCACATCAGCTTCATCGAGACCGGGCGGTCCCGGCCGAGCGAGGAGATGGTGCTGCGGCTTGCCGAGCGGCTCCAGGTGCCGGTGCGCGAGCGCAACGCCCTGCTGCTGGCGGCCGGTTACGCCCCGCGCTACGCGGAGACCCCGCTGGACGATCCGGCGCTGGAGGGCGTACGGGACGGGCTGGAGCGGCTCATCCGGGGCTACGAGCCCTATCCCGCGCTGGTGGTCGACGCCGGGTACACGGTGGTCGCCGCCAACCGGGGCATCGAGCTGCTGCTGGCGGGGGTGCCGGAGAAGCTGCTGTCCCCGGCGCCGAACGCCATGCGGCTGACGCTGCACCCGGAGGGGCTGGCGCCGCGCATCCGGAACCTGCGTCAGTGGCGCGGGCATCTGCTGGCCCAGATGGAGCGGGAGATCGCCCTGCACCGCTCGGACCGGCTGCGCGCGCTGTACGAGGAGGTGGCGGCCTACCCGGTGCCCGAGGCGGAGCCGGGAGCCGAACCGGCGGAGCCGGTCCCGTATTTCGCGCTGCCGTTGCGCGTGGAGCACGCCGGGCGGGTCCTGTCGTTCGTGTCCTCGATCTCCACGTTCAACACCCCGATGGACATCACGGTCGCCGAACTCGCCATCGAGACGTTCCTGCCGGCGGACCGGGCCACCGCCGACCACCTGCGCGCGCTCGCCGGCTGA
- a CDS encoding OsmC family protein codes for MATTRTAHTVWEGELTSGSGTVTFDSSGIGEQPVSWPSRAEQANGKTSPEELIAAAHSSCFSMALSHGLTGAGTPPTRLETKADVTFQPGEGITGIHLTVRGEVPGLDEQGFVSAAEDAKKNCPVSQALAGTTITLTAELA; via the coding sequence GTGGCAACCACGCGCACCGCGCACACCGTCTGGGAAGGCGAGCTGACCTCGGGCAGCGGCACCGTCACCTTCGACTCCTCCGGCATCGGCGAGCAGCCGGTGTCGTGGCCCTCGCGCGCCGAGCAGGCCAATGGCAAGACCAGCCCCGAGGAGCTGATCGCCGCCGCCCACTCCAGCTGCTTCTCCATGGCCCTCTCGCACGGCCTGACCGGCGCCGGCACCCCGCCCACCCGGCTGGAGACCAAGGCCGACGTCACCTTCCAGCCGGGTGAGGGCATCACCGGTATCCACCTCACCGTGCGCGGCGAGGTGCCCGGCCTGGACGAGCAGGGCTTCGTCTCGGCGGCCGAGGACGCCAAGAAGAACTGCCCGGTCAGCCAGGCCCTGGCCGGTACGACGATCACCCTGACGGCCGAGCTGGCCTGA
- the narI gene encoding respiratory nitrate reductase subunit gamma, whose product MTVLLWGALPYVALALLVAGLVWRYRYDKYGWTTRSSQLYESRLLNIASPVFHYGILFVLAGHLVGLFVPVSWTETFGVDEHAYHLLSLYGGTAAGVLTVAGVGLLVYRRRTRAPVFRATTANDKAMYLLLLGAIVLGMVAKLTHTGGSGYDYRSTIAPWARSLFTLQPETGLMTGVPVLYQAHAVVGMVLIAFVPYSRLVHMFSAPVQYLFRPYVVYRTRDPRQLGPRPERRGWERLGG is encoded by the coding sequence ATGACCGTCCTGCTGTGGGGCGCCCTGCCCTACGTCGCCCTCGCCCTGCTGGTGGCCGGCCTCGTCTGGCGCTACCGCTACGACAAGTACGGCTGGACCACCCGCTCCTCGCAGCTGTACGAGTCACGGCTGCTGAACATCGCCTCCCCGGTGTTCCACTACGGCATCCTGTTCGTGCTGGCGGGACACCTGGTGGGGCTGTTCGTGCCGGTGTCCTGGACGGAGACGTTCGGTGTGGACGAGCACGCCTACCACCTGCTGTCGCTGTACGGCGGGACGGCGGCCGGGGTGCTGACGGTCGCCGGGGTCGGGCTGCTCGTCTACCGCCGCCGCACCCGCGCCCCCGTCTTCCGGGCCACCACGGCCAACGACAAGGCGATGTACCTGCTGCTGCTCGGCGCGATCGTGCTGGGCATGGTCGCCAAGCTGACGCACACCGGCGGCAGCGGGTACGACTACCGGAGCACCATCGCCCCCTGGGCGCGCAGCCTGTTCACCCTCCAGCCGGAGACGGGGCTGATGACGGGCGTGCCGGTGCTGTACCAGGCGCACGCGGTGGTGGGCATGGTGCTGATCGCGTTCGTGCCGTACAGCCGGCTGGTGCACATGTTCAGCGCGCCGGTGCAGTACCTGTTCCGGCCGTACGTGGTCTACCGGACCCGGGACCCCCGGCAGCTCGGCCCGCGGCCGGAGCGGCGGGGCTGGGAGCGGCTGGGCGGCTGA
- the narJ gene encoding nitrate reductase molybdenum cofactor assembly chaperone yields the protein MPSDAVLYQAAALCLTYPDEDLIARLPLLREAAPQLREFTDHAAVTPLLDLAAHYVEVFDLKNRHSLYLSWWHDGDTRRRGMSLVRFKDVYRRHGLEFSGEELPDFLPAVLEFTSRTGDTALLTEHRAGLEQLRTRLAACGTPYTGVLDAVCAALPASRPGARR from the coding sequence ATGCCCTCGGACGCGGTGCTCTACCAGGCGGCGGCCCTGTGCCTGACCTACCCGGACGAGGACCTGATCGCCCGGCTGCCGCTGCTGCGCGAAGCCGCCCCGCAACTGCGGGAGTTCACCGACCACGCGGCCGTCACCCCGCTGCTGGACCTGGCCGCGCACTACGTGGAGGTCTTCGACCTCAAGAACCGGCACAGCCTGTACCTGAGCTGGTGGCACGACGGCGACACCCGGCGGCGCGGGATGTCCCTGGTGCGCTTCAAGGACGTCTACCGCCGGCACGGCCTGGAGTTCAGCGGCGAGGAGCTGCCCGACTTCCTGCCGGCCGTGCTGGAGTTCACCTCCCGGACCGGCGACACCGCCCTGCTGACCGAACACCGCGCCGGCCTGGAGCAGTTGCGCACCCGGCTGGCCGCCTGCGGCACCCCGTACACGGGCGTCCTGGACGCGGTCTGCGCCGCCCTGCCCGCCTCCCGCCCCGGAGCACGCCGATGA
- the narH gene encoding nitrate reductase subunit beta — translation MRPMAQIAMVMNLDKCIGCHTCSVTCKQAWTNRRGMEYVWFNNVETRPGQGYPRRYEDQDKWRGGWELNRRGALTLKAGGRFKKLAGIFSNPRLPEIKDYYEPWTYEYRNLTDAPLGDDYPVARPVSSVTGEPMKIEWSSNWDDNLGGAPAYGDLDPMVERLRQEASDKVRFAYEQTFMFYLPRICEHCLNPSCVASCPSGAMYKRAEDGIVLVDQDHCRGWRMCVTGCPYKKVYFNHATGKAEKCTLCYPRIEVGLPTVCSETCVGRLRYLGVLLYDADKVTAAASVPDDKDLYEAQLGVFLDPDDPGVLRACEDAGIPREWTEAARRSPVHALISRYRVALPLHPEYRTMPMVWYIPPLSPVVDALTETGHDGEDAGNLFGAIDTLRIPLEYLAEMFTAGDTRPVRASLEKLAAMRSHMRALNLGETPDPEIASAAGLRPAGIEALYRLLAIAKYEERYVIPTAAVGDARRLEESAVPAECSLDHAGGPGMGGDGPFGRDSGRRRLPLVTVENFHLLRGRQTSDEAEEA, via the coding sequence ATGCGTCCGATGGCCCAGATCGCGATGGTGATGAACCTCGACAAGTGCATCGGCTGCCACACCTGTTCGGTCACCTGCAAACAGGCGTGGACCAACCGGCGCGGCATGGAGTACGTCTGGTTCAACAACGTGGAGACCCGCCCCGGGCAGGGCTACCCGCGCCGCTACGAGGACCAGGACAAGTGGCGCGGCGGCTGGGAGCTGAACCGGCGCGGCGCGCTCACCCTCAAGGCCGGCGGCCGGTTCAAGAAGCTCGCGGGGATCTTCTCCAACCCCCGGCTGCCCGAGATCAAGGACTACTACGAACCCTGGACGTACGAGTACCGCAACCTCACCGACGCCCCGCTCGGCGACGACTACCCGGTGGCCCGGCCGGTGTCGTCCGTCACCGGGGAGCCGATGAAGATCGAGTGGTCCTCGAACTGGGACGACAACCTCGGCGGCGCCCCCGCCTACGGCGACCTGGACCCGATGGTCGAACGCCTGCGCCAAGAGGCGTCCGACAAGGTGCGGTTCGCCTACGAGCAGACGTTCATGTTCTATCTGCCGCGGATCTGCGAGCACTGCCTGAACCCCTCGTGCGTGGCCTCCTGCCCGTCCGGCGCGATGTACAAGCGGGCCGAGGACGGCATCGTCCTGGTCGACCAGGACCACTGCCGGGGCTGGCGGATGTGCGTGACCGGATGCCCGTACAAGAAGGTGTACTTCAACCACGCCACCGGCAAGGCCGAGAAGTGCACCCTGTGTTATCCGCGGATCGAGGTCGGCCTGCCGACGGTGTGCTCGGAGACCTGCGTGGGCCGGCTGCGCTACCTGGGCGTCCTGCTGTACGACGCCGACAAGGTGACCGCCGCCGCCTCCGTACCGGACGACAAGGACCTGTACGAGGCCCAGTTGGGGGTGTTCCTCGACCCGGACGACCCCGGTGTGCTGCGTGCCTGCGAGGACGCGGGCATCCCGCGCGAGTGGACCGAGGCCGCCCGGCGCTCGCCCGTGCACGCGCTGATCAGCCGGTACCGGGTGGCGTTGCCGCTGCACCCGGAGTACCGGACGATGCCGATGGTCTGGTACATCCCGCCGCTGTCGCCGGTGGTGGACGCGCTGACCGAAACCGGGCACGACGGGGAGGACGCGGGCAACCTGTTCGGCGCCATCGACACCCTGCGCATCCCGCTGGAGTACCTGGCGGAGATGTTCACGGCCGGCGACACCCGGCCGGTGCGGGCCTCGCTGGAGAAGCTCGCCGCGATGCGCTCCCACATGCGGGCCCTCAACCTCGGGGAGACACCGGACCCCGAGATCGCCTCGGCGGCCGGCCTGCGCCCGGCCGGCATCGAGGCCCTGTACCGGCTGCTGGCCATCGCCAAGTACGAGGAGCGGTACGTCATCCCGACCGCCGCCGTCGGGGACGCCCGCCGGCTGGAGGAGTCGGCGGTGCCCGCCGAGTGCAGCCTCGACCACGCGGGCGGACCCGGCATGGGCGGCGACGGGCCGTTCGGCCGGGACTCCGGTCGCAGACGGCTCCCGCTGGTGACGGTGGAGAACTTCCACCTGCTGCGCGGACGGCAGACCTCGGACGAGGCGGAGGAGGCCTGA